From one Eptesicus fuscus isolate TK198812 chromosome 21, DD_ASM_mEF_20220401, whole genome shotgun sequence genomic stretch:
- the LOC103303392 gene encoding leukocyte immunoglobulin-like receptor subfamily A member 6 isoform X3 codes for MASILSALLCLGLSLDQRARVQAGTLPKPTLSAEPGSVIPYGSPVTLWCQGTPEAQMFHLYKKGNPVVWNTPSPWKPTNKAKFSITRMTDHDAGRYHCNYLSPTGWTGHSDPLELVVTGYYHEPRLSALPSPVVTSGGNVTLECSSWQGFHRFILTKEGDHRLSWTQDTQPQPRESSRAKFSVGPVTPSHRWTFRCYGCYRESLQVWSPPSDALELLVPGESGKPSLLSQQGPIVASGQSLTLQCRSDVGYDRFALHKEGERDLPQSLVLQPQAGLSQALFPLGTVSSSHGGRYRCYGGYKLSSKWSTPSDPLDILVAGHLPDRPSLSVQPGPRVASGVNVTLLCQSQSPRDTFLLSKEGAADPSLCLRSKHPARQNQAEFSMSPVTSAHWGTYRCYSSHSSSPFLLSLPSDPLELLVSGAADTLSPSPNRSDLKMDYTVGNSIRMGVAGLVLVVLGVLLFEAQNSLRRTHDAART; via the exons GGAccctccccaaacccaccctCTCAGCTGAGCCAGGCTCTGTGATCCCTTATGGGAGCCCTGTGACCCTCTGGTGTCAGGGGACCCCGGAGGCCCAGATGTTTCATCTGTACAAGAAAGGAAACCCTGTGGTTTGGAACACACCAAGCCCATGGAAGCCCACGAACAAGGCCAAGTTCTCCATCACACGCATGACAGACCATGATGCAGGGAGATATCACTGTAACTACCTCAGCCCCACTGGCTGGACAGGGCACAGTGACCCCCTGGAGCTGGTGGTGACAG gATACTACCATGAACCCAGactctcagccctgcccagccctgtcgTGACCTCGGGAGGAAATGTGACCCTTGAGTGTAGCTCATGGCAGGGATTTCACAGGTTCATTCTGACTAAGGAAGGAGATCACAGGCTCTCCTGGACACAGGacacacagccacagcccagagaATCATCACGGGCCAAGTTCTCTGTGGGGCCTGTGACCCCCAGCCACAGGTGGACGTTCAGATGCTATGGCTGTTACAGAGAGAGCCTGCAGGTGTGGTCACCACCCAGTGATGCCCTGGAGCTCCTGGTCCCAG GTGAGTCTGGGaagccctccctcctgagccagCAGGGCCCCATCGTGGCCTCTGGACAGAGCCTGACCCTCCAGTGTCGCTCTGATGTCGGCTATGACAGATTCGCTCTGCACAAGGAGGGGGAACGGgacctcccccagagccttgtcctgcagccccaggctgggctctctcaGGCCCTCTTCCCCCTGGGCACTGTGAGCAGCTCCCACGGGGGCCGGTACAGATGCTACGGTGGATACAAACTCTCCTCTAAGTGGTCGAcccccagtgaccccctggacatcctggtggcag gacaCCTGCCTGACAGACCCTCCCTCTCggtgcagccaggccccagggtggcctCAGGAGTGAACGTGACCCTGCTGTGTCAGTCACAGAGCCCGAGGGACACGTTCCTTCTGTCCAaggagggggcagctgatccCTCCCTGTGTCTGAGATCAAAGCACCCAGCTCGGCAGAATCAGGCAGAGTTCTCCATGAGTCCTGTGACCTCAGCCCACTGGGGCACCTACAGGTGCTACAGCTCACACagctcctcccccttcctgctgTCACTCCCCAGTGACCCCCTGGAACTCCTGGTCTCAG GAGCAGCTGACACCCTCAGTCCATCACCAAATAGGTCAGACCTCAAGATGG acTACACGGTGGGGAATTCCATCCGGATGGGCGTGGCAGGCTTGGTCCTGGTGGTGCTTGGGGTACTGCTATTTGAGGCTCAAAACAGCCTGAGAAGGACCCACGATGCAGCCAGGACATGA
- the LOC103303392 gene encoding leukocyte immunoglobulin-like receptor subfamily A member 6 isoform X1 — protein MASILSALLCLGLSLDQRARVQAGTLPKPTLSAEPGSVIPYGSPVTLWCQGTPEAQMFHLYKKGNPVVWNTPSPWKPTNKAKFSITRMTDHDAGRYHCNYLSPTGWTGHSDPLELVVTGYYHEPRLSALPSPVVTSGGNVTLECSSWQGFHRFILTKEGDHRLSWTQDTQPQPRESSRAKFSVGPVTPSHRWTFRCYGCYRESLQVWSPPSDALELLVPGESGKPSLLSQQGPIVASGQSLTLQCRSDVGYDRFALHKEGERDLPQSLVLQPQAGLSQALFPLGTVSSSHGGRYRCYGGYKLSSKWSTPSDPLDILVAGHLPDRPSLSVQPGPRVASGVNVTLLCQSQSPRDTFLLSKEGAADPSLCLRSKHPARQNQAEFSMSPVTSAHWGTYRCYSSHSSSPFLLSLPSDPLELLVSGAADTLSPSPNRSDLTMTSLSTSHPQDYTVGNSIRMGVAGLVLVVLGVLLFEAQNSLRRTHDAART, from the exons GGAccctccccaaacccaccctCTCAGCTGAGCCAGGCTCTGTGATCCCTTATGGGAGCCCTGTGACCCTCTGGTGTCAGGGGACCCCGGAGGCCCAGATGTTTCATCTGTACAAGAAAGGAAACCCTGTGGTTTGGAACACACCAAGCCCATGGAAGCCCACGAACAAGGCCAAGTTCTCCATCACACGCATGACAGACCATGATGCAGGGAGATATCACTGTAACTACCTCAGCCCCACTGGCTGGACAGGGCACAGTGACCCCCTGGAGCTGGTGGTGACAG gATACTACCATGAACCCAGactctcagccctgcccagccctgtcgTGACCTCGGGAGGAAATGTGACCCTTGAGTGTAGCTCATGGCAGGGATTTCACAGGTTCATTCTGACTAAGGAAGGAGATCACAGGCTCTCCTGGACACAGGacacacagccacagcccagagaATCATCACGGGCCAAGTTCTCTGTGGGGCCTGTGACCCCCAGCCACAGGTGGACGTTCAGATGCTATGGCTGTTACAGAGAGAGCCTGCAGGTGTGGTCACCACCCAGTGATGCCCTGGAGCTCCTGGTCCCAG GTGAGTCTGGGaagccctccctcctgagccagCAGGGCCCCATCGTGGCCTCTGGACAGAGCCTGACCCTCCAGTGTCGCTCTGATGTCGGCTATGACAGATTCGCTCTGCACAAGGAGGGGGAACGGgacctcccccagagccttgtcctgcagccccaggctgggctctctcaGGCCCTCTTCCCCCTGGGCACTGTGAGCAGCTCCCACGGGGGCCGGTACAGATGCTACGGTGGATACAAACTCTCCTCTAAGTGGTCGAcccccagtgaccccctggacatcctggtggcag gacaCCTGCCTGACAGACCCTCCCTCTCggtgcagccaggccccagggtggcctCAGGAGTGAACGTGACCCTGCTGTGTCAGTCACAGAGCCCGAGGGACACGTTCCTTCTGTCCAaggagggggcagctgatccCTCCCTGTGTCTGAGATCAAAGCACCCAGCTCGGCAGAATCAGGCAGAGTTCTCCATGAGTCCTGTGACCTCAGCCCACTGGGGCACCTACAGGTGCTACAGCTCACACagctcctcccccttcctgctgTCACTCCCCAGTGACCCCCTGGAACTCCTGGTCTCAG GAGCAGCTGACACCCTCAGTCCATCACCAAATAGGTCAGACCTCA CTATGACCTCTttgtccacctcccacccccaagacTACACGGTGGGGAATTCCATCCGGATGGGCGTGGCAGGCTTGGTCCTGGTGGTGCTTGGGGTACTGCTATTTGAGGCTCAAAACAGCCTGAGAAGGACCCACGATGCAGCCAGGACATGA
- the LOC103303392 gene encoding leukocyte immunoglobulin-like receptor subfamily A member 6 isoform X2, whose product MASILSALLCLGLSLDQRARVQAGTLPKPTLSAEPGSVIPYGSPVTLWCQGTPEAQMFHLYKKGNPVVWNTPSPWKPTNKAKFSITRMTDHDAGRYHCNYLSPTGWTGHSDPLELVVTGYYHEPRLSALPSPVVTSGGNVTLECSSWQGFHRFILTKEGDHRLSWTQDTQPQPRESSRAKFSVGPVTPSHRWTFRCYGCYRESLQVWSPPSDALELLVPGESGKPSLLSQQGPIVASGQSLTLQCRSDVGYDRFALHKEGERDLPQSLVLQPQAGLSQALFPLGTVSSSHGGRYRCYGGYKLSSKWSTPSDPLDILVAGHLPDRPSLSVQPGPRVASGVNVTLLCQSQSPRDTFLLSKEGAADPSLCLRSKHPARQNQAEFSMSPVTSAHWGTYRCYSSHSSSPFLLSLPSDPLELLVSGEGSQPCLAEMSPGGPPLPPTLPPSLSTSHPQDYTVGNSIRMGVAGLVLVVLGVLLFEAQNSLRRTHDAART is encoded by the exons GGAccctccccaaacccaccctCTCAGCTGAGCCAGGCTCTGTGATCCCTTATGGGAGCCCTGTGACCCTCTGGTGTCAGGGGACCCCGGAGGCCCAGATGTTTCATCTGTACAAGAAAGGAAACCCTGTGGTTTGGAACACACCAAGCCCATGGAAGCCCACGAACAAGGCCAAGTTCTCCATCACACGCATGACAGACCATGATGCAGGGAGATATCACTGTAACTACCTCAGCCCCACTGGCTGGACAGGGCACAGTGACCCCCTGGAGCTGGTGGTGACAG gATACTACCATGAACCCAGactctcagccctgcccagccctgtcgTGACCTCGGGAGGAAATGTGACCCTTGAGTGTAGCTCATGGCAGGGATTTCACAGGTTCATTCTGACTAAGGAAGGAGATCACAGGCTCTCCTGGACACAGGacacacagccacagcccagagaATCATCACGGGCCAAGTTCTCTGTGGGGCCTGTGACCCCCAGCCACAGGTGGACGTTCAGATGCTATGGCTGTTACAGAGAGAGCCTGCAGGTGTGGTCACCACCCAGTGATGCCCTGGAGCTCCTGGTCCCAG GTGAGTCTGGGaagccctccctcctgagccagCAGGGCCCCATCGTGGCCTCTGGACAGAGCCTGACCCTCCAGTGTCGCTCTGATGTCGGCTATGACAGATTCGCTCTGCACAAGGAGGGGGAACGGgacctcccccagagccttgtcctgcagccccaggctgggctctctcaGGCCCTCTTCCCCCTGGGCACTGTGAGCAGCTCCCACGGGGGCCGGTACAGATGCTACGGTGGATACAAACTCTCCTCTAAGTGGTCGAcccccagtgaccccctggacatcctggtggcag gacaCCTGCCTGACAGACCCTCCCTCTCggtgcagccaggccccagggtggcctCAGGAGTGAACGTGACCCTGCTGTGTCAGTCACAGAGCCCGAGGGACACGTTCCTTCTGTCCAaggagggggcagctgatccCTCCCTGTGTCTGAGATCAAAGCACCCAGCTCGGCAGAATCAGGCAGAGTTCTCCATGAGTCCTGTGACCTCAGCCCACTGGGGCACCTACAGGTGCTACAGCTCACACagctcctcccccttcctgctgTCACTCCCCAGTGACCCCCTGGAACTCCTGGTCTCAGGTGAGGGGTCCCAACCCTGTCTTGCTGAGATGTCCCCTGGGGGCCCT CCCCTGCCACCAACCCTTCCTCC CTCTttgtccacctcccacccccaagacTACACGGTGGGGAATTCCATCCGGATGGGCGTGGCAGGCTTGGTCCTGGTGGTGCTTGGGGTACTGCTATTTGAGGCTCAAAACAGCCTGAGAAGGACCCACGATGCAGCCAGGACATGA